A region of Legionella donaldsonii DNA encodes the following proteins:
- a CDS encoding GNAT family N-acetyltransferase: MKKNYLVERMEKDEVNIAIDWAANEGWNPGLHDAECFYQADPHGFFAGKLNGKIIAVGSAVIYDERFAFCGFYIVDKIYREQGYGFALTKERLAYVGQRNVGLDGVTNMLDKYAQLGYQFAHNNARYSCSGFHPIVKSNKALVLLKDIDFNLLLLYDRQHFPAERAAFLRCWINQPDSLGVGYLDDDRKLAGYGVIRTCRQGYKIGPLFADNAAIADELFIALASYAQGKPIYLDIPENNPYAKALVQRYQLEKVFETARMYLRETPSLPMEHIYGITSFELG, from the coding sequence ATGAAGAAGAATTACCTTGTTGAGCGGATGGAAAAAGACGAGGTCAATATTGCCATTGACTGGGCGGCCAATGAAGGATGGAATCCAGGATTACATGATGCAGAGTGTTTTTACCAAGCGGATCCCCATGGTTTTTTTGCTGGGAAGTTGAATGGCAAGATCATCGCTGTAGGTTCTGCGGTAATCTATGATGAGCGCTTTGCTTTTTGTGGTTTCTATATTGTTGATAAAATTTATCGCGAGCAGGGCTATGGTTTCGCTCTTACGAAAGAGCGCCTGGCTTATGTAGGACAACGCAATGTTGGTCTTGATGGTGTGACTAATATGCTCGATAAATACGCGCAGTTAGGATACCAATTTGCTCATAATAATGCTCGTTATAGTTGTTCTGGATTTCATCCGATCGTTAAAAGTAACAAGGCTTTGGTCCTCTTAAAGGACATAGACTTTAATTTGTTGCTTCTCTATGATCGCCAACATTTTCCTGCTGAACGCGCTGCTTTTTTGCGATGTTGGATTAATCAACCCGATAGTCTTGGCGTTGGTTATCTTGACGACGATCGTAAACTGGCTGGTTATGGGGTGATAAGAACTTGTCGGCAGGGATATAAAATTGGTCCTTTGTTTGCTGATAATGCGGCGATAGCTGATGAACTGTTTATTGCCTTGGCAAGTTATGCCCAAGGTAAGCCTATCTATTTGGATATTCCTGAAAATAATCCCTATGCTAAAGCCTTGGTTCAGCGGTATCAGTTGGAAAAGGTTTTTGAAACGGCACGCATGTATTTAAGGGAGACACCGTCTTTACCCATGGAACATATTTATGGAATTACTTCCTTTGAGTTAGGATAA
- a CDS encoding polysaccharide deacetylase family protein, protein MLRDMVGYGRKTPNIQWPNQAKVALNFVINYEEGAELTPVNGDAFSEIYGGEFPLAAKAEGVRSLSMESLFEYGSRAGLWRLIHLFEQEQIQLTFFLTGLALTLNSELSQYLQESAHETAGHGWRWIDYAQLPREEEKKHILLCINTIETLTGKRPLGWYTGRRSEHTRDLLLEIGGFVYDSDSYADDLPYFAANHHHLIIPYTLDCNDFRFSTSPGFSQSNDFFVYLKNTLDYLYQENRTTMMTIGLHPRFSGHPGRCLALKQFLSYLKQFPDIWIARRIDIARYWLQQCKAFSSKK, encoded by the coding sequence ATGTTACGAGACATGGTTGGATACGGAAGAAAGACGCCTAATATTCAATGGCCAAATCAAGCCAAAGTAGCCCTCAATTTTGTGATTAATTATGAAGAAGGAGCGGAATTAACGCCAGTCAATGGCGATGCTTTTTCGGAGATTTATGGCGGGGAGTTTCCCTTGGCAGCTAAAGCGGAAGGCGTGCGTAGTTTGAGTATGGAATCTTTATTTGAATACGGTAGCCGGGCAGGTTTATGGCGTCTCATCCATTTATTTGAGCAAGAGCAAATTCAACTGACGTTTTTCCTAACTGGTTTAGCGTTAACCCTCAATTCAGAACTAAGCCAGTATTTGCAGGAGTCAGCGCATGAGACAGCCGGGCATGGGTGGCGCTGGATAGATTATGCACAACTACCCCGCGAAGAGGAAAAAAAACATATTCTTCTGTGCATCAATACCATAGAAACATTAACAGGAAAACGACCTCTTGGTTGGTATACTGGACGGCGTAGTGAGCATACACGTGATTTATTATTGGAAATAGGTGGTTTTGTCTACGATTCAGATAGTTATGCCGATGACTTGCCCTATTTTGCTGCTAATCATCATCATTTAATTATTCCTTATACGCTAGATTGTAATGATTTTCGGTTTAGTACCTCGCCAGGTTTTAGTCAGTCTAATGATTTTTTCGTCTATTTAAAAAATACCTTGGATTACTTATATCAAGAAAATAGAACGACTATGATGACGATCGGTTTACATCCCCGTTTTAGTGGACATCCTGGTCGTTGTCTAGCGTTAAAGCAGTTTTTAAGTTATCTCAAACAATTCCCTGATATTTGGATAGCCCGCCGTATTGATATTGCAAGGTATTGGTTACAACAGTGTAAAGCGTTTTCTTCTAAAAAATAG
- a CDS encoding APC family permease, with translation MLKRDISRTNVLIAAAGGMIGSGWLFSPFISAQMAGSNALISWIIATIFMLFIALPLCELGAMFPISGGMTNYPSFTHGNDVGFLFAWTSWLSYVVMTPIEIQAILQYSSHFFPSLLVKDTMTFTLSGVGYLVATGIMLFVVLLNSYGIRILAECNKVASIIKFLVPSIAIVSLLYTAPSMSNINIHLTDKNSWIQIFTALSAGGVAFAFTGFQNGLMLAGEVQNPQRNIPIAILGAVLIGFVLYFMLQLSFLVAIPSSYLTHGWQNLSFPGDSGPLVGLTLLVGLGGVAMLLMFDAAFSPFGTTLVYTAATSRILYGMALNNHLPKVFTKVNRHQIPYITLYANFLVGLFSFLPFPGWQKMVAFLSSCSILSYGIGPICLLAMRKLQPNRERPFKLSASLFFCHAAFYACNLMLYWCGFDILWKLDLALLIGFAINLIYQKRRITDCSPSFYWFVFYMSAMLFLSYLGAFGGIHFLQFPLDMVVILPLSIIVLHFSQRVLVDSKAHEELTAHILVAEVIEQPALVRQ, from the coding sequence ATGTTAAAACGCGATATCTCACGCACGAATGTTTTGATTGCCGCCGCAGGGGGCATGATTGGTTCTGGCTGGTTATTTAGCCCTTTTATCAGCGCTCAAATGGCAGGAAGCAATGCTTTAATCAGCTGGATTATTGCAACAATTTTTATGTTATTTATTGCCCTGCCTCTCTGTGAATTGGGTGCTATGTTCCCCATTTCAGGTGGAATGACCAATTACCCTAGCTTTACTCATGGAAATGACGTGGGCTTCTTATTCGCCTGGACTTCCTGGTTATCCTATGTCGTCATGACCCCCATCGAAATTCAAGCGATTCTGCAGTATTCAAGTCATTTTTTCCCCAGTCTGCTTGTAAAAGACACTATGACTTTTACGCTATCTGGTGTGGGTTATTTAGTTGCAACCGGCATTATGCTGTTTGTCGTTTTGCTAAATTCCTATGGCATTCGAATATTGGCAGAATGCAACAAAGTGGCCAGTATTATCAAGTTTCTTGTGCCTAGTATTGCTATTGTCTCTCTTTTATACACTGCACCATCAATGAGTAATATCAATATCCATCTGACTGATAAAAATTCCTGGATACAAATATTTACAGCGCTTTCCGCAGGCGGAGTAGCCTTTGCTTTTACCGGATTTCAGAATGGCCTAATGTTGGCTGGTGAAGTACAAAATCCACAACGCAATATTCCTATTGCTATTTTAGGCGCTGTTTTAATTGGTTTTGTGTTGTACTTTATGTTGCAACTCAGTTTCCTGGTAGCCATTCCATCTTCTTATTTAACGCATGGTTGGCAAAATTTGAGTTTTCCGGGTGATAGCGGTCCTTTGGTAGGCCTGACCTTATTAGTCGGTTTGGGTGGTGTTGCTATGTTGTTAATGTTTGATGCTGCCTTTTCACCCTTTGGCACCACGCTTGTTTATACAGCAGCGACCTCTCGCATTTTATATGGCATGGCTTTAAATAATCATTTGCCTAAAGTATTTACCAAAGTCAACCGCCATCAAATCCCCTATATTACTCTCTACGCTAATTTTTTAGTGGGTCTTTTTTCTTTTCTACCTTTTCCTGGGTGGCAGAAAATGGTTGCGTTCCTGTCGTCATGCAGTATTTTATCATACGGCATAGGACCTATCTGCTTACTAGCCATGCGCAAACTGCAACCCAATCGTGAGAGACCTTTTAAACTGTCTGCCAGCCTGTTTTTTTGCCATGCTGCTTTTTATGCATGTAACTTAATGCTTTATTGGTGTGGCTTTGACATACTTTGGAAACTTGATTTAGCTCTCTTGATTGGTTTTGCTATCAATCTCATTTATCAAAAACGCCGAATCACCGATTGTAGCCCCAGCTTCTACTGGTTTGTCTTCTACATGAGTGCCATGTTGTTCCTATCCTACTTAGGCGCTTTTGGGGGTATCCACTTCCTTCAATTCCCATTAGATATGGTTGTCATTCTGCCGCTAAGCATCATAGTCCTTCATTTTTCACAACGTGTACTTGTTGACTCCAAAGCCCATGAAGAATTGACCGCACATATACTGGTTGCTGAAGTAATAGAACAACCCGCTTTAGTAAGACAATAA
- the icmX gene encoding type IVB secretion system protein IcmX, whose translation MMKLISRVLPGLLLAATTSTYASSTDSDSLSEIATYLLNLGQYLGYNVNVSPSDPNNNPPVTVSQTLLNESGLQASYIVLYDTFLAAIPVNTANQNPVMLLANNLPGAGTINTFANLIYAAYSSVDSATQPSASKLIDQQTYQNDPVSQAVLNILGTPDYSYCLKNDNVTVMNPCNYPSTVFNQNQVMANVLGGTPGAIGDSSGIPDPETFFSYDYNQPFLSQLNANSLMGPLVYSTTNSDSASTSSSGNTQNQGLTATNQVQQAANFIRYATGAVAPASLPNYSQYSALFSQAQVPENTTPNLQQLQAQSALGAYLMNLRIYAAQTSVGISNLYYILGKRIQQTPPTATGGTGSTPTSQALTEFNMATWRLYNPDQSVNTMWTAQINNASAATVQKEIATLLAEINYQLYLSRVQQERILLTNTMLLIQNARAAQPSSSLSTSGSSTSATDN comes from the coding sequence ATGATGAAATTGATTAGTCGAGTTTTACCGGGTCTTTTACTTGCTGCAACTACCTCTACGTATGCATCAAGCACTGACAGTGACTCATTGAGTGAGATCGCAACCTATTTACTGAATTTAGGGCAATATCTTGGTTATAACGTCAATGTCAGCCCTTCGGATCCCAATAATAATCCACCCGTTACCGTTAGCCAGACTTTGTTGAATGAATCGGGCCTACAAGCATCCTATATTGTTTTGTACGATACTTTTTTGGCTGCCATTCCAGTCAATACCGCTAACCAAAATCCAGTGATGCTGCTAGCGAATAACCTCCCAGGTGCCGGAACAATCAATACTTTTGCCAATCTTATTTATGCCGCGTACTCGTCTGTTGATTCAGCCACACAACCCTCCGCCTCCAAGCTTATCGACCAACAGACCTATCAAAATGATCCAGTCAGCCAGGCTGTACTTAATATTTTAGGAACCCCTGATTACAGTTATTGTTTGAAAAATGATAACGTGACAGTTATGAATCCTTGTAATTATCCTTCTACTGTATTTAACCAAAATCAGGTCATGGCAAACGTGCTGGGTGGAACGCCTGGAGCTATCGGCGATAGTAGTGGTATCCCTGATCCAGAAACCTTTTTTTCTTATGACTACAATCAACCCTTTCTATCTCAGCTTAATGCAAATAGCCTGATGGGTCCCTTGGTGTACTCCACCACCAATAGTGATAGTGCTTCTACCTCATCGAGTGGCAATACACAGAATCAAGGCTTAACCGCAACGAACCAGGTTCAACAGGCAGCCAATTTCATTCGTTATGCAACAGGTGCCGTTGCTCCGGCCTCCCTTCCTAACTACAGTCAGTATAGTGCGTTGTTTTCACAAGCTCAGGTTCCTGAAAACACGACTCCCAATCTACAACAACTGCAAGCACAGTCTGCATTGGGCGCTTATTTGATGAATCTGCGTATCTATGCTGCACAAACGTCAGTGGGCATTAGCAATCTTTACTATATTCTCGGCAAAAGAATACAGCAAACGCCCCCAACTGCCACTGGAGGTACTGGCAGCACCCCAACCAGTCAGGCGCTCACTGAATTTAACATGGCTACTTGGCGCCTTTATAATCCTGATCAAAGCGTGAACACAATGTGGACAGCTCAGATTAACAACGCGTCTGCAGCCACAGTACAAAAAGAGATTGCCACCTTATTAGCTGAAATCAATTATCAATTGTACCTGAGTCGTGTACAACAAGAGCGCATTCTGCTTACTAACACCATGTTGTTGATTCAAAATGCTCGTGCTGCTCAACCCTCATCATCCCTCAGCACATCCGGCTCATCAACATCGGCAACAGACAATTAA
- the icmW gene encoding type IVB secretion system protein IcmW, whose protein sequence is MPDLSHEASSQYWNDYVDPMIYRVITFMESVEDWTLDGNPVLEEVISRLGKELDDIEKIDMGMLGQEDVFIRLVGNIKSGRGLRLLQAIDTVHPGSASRILIHAEETSTGSHDPAGFFLKRNIVFERLRLLARVFSEYRLKLVARALEGEE, encoded by the coding sequence ATGCCCGATCTTAGTCACGAAGCCTCTTCGCAGTATTGGAATGATTACGTGGACCCGATGATTTATCGAGTTATTACCTTCATGGAAAGCGTTGAAGACTGGACTCTCGATGGGAATCCTGTGTTAGAGGAAGTCATTTCTCGCTTGGGTAAGGAGTTAGATGATATCGAAAAAATAGACATGGGAATGCTAGGTCAGGAGGATGTCTTTATTCGCTTGGTAGGCAATATAAAATCTGGCCGCGGCCTCCGCCTTTTGCAAGCCATCGATACAGTTCATCCAGGCAGTGCCTCACGAATATTAATTCATGCAGAAGAAACAAGTACCGGTAGTCATGATCCAGCTGGATTTTTTCTTAAAAGGAATATAGTGTTTGAACGATTACGATTATTAGCTCGCGTTTTTTCTGAGTATCGCTTAAAACTTGTAGCTCGCGCTCTTGAAGGGGAAGAATGA
- the icmV gene encoding type IVB secretion system protein IcmV, which yields MKKESKSRFVTIFKRIFNVRWWLDFDRLKSFTMYLANGFKRMFVPQQNAKGESFENAMARLNLSEKDLIAKQSALHRLSILMCGAALFIFAYAVYHLFYGSYRAVIVSLVIMMIALVLAFRYHFWYFQIKERKLGCSISEWYRQGLMGEKR from the coding sequence ATGAAAAAAGAATCGAAATCAAGATTTGTAACCATTTTTAAACGTATTTTCAATGTTCGCTGGTGGTTGGACTTCGATCGTTTAAAGTCATTTACTATGTATTTGGCAAATGGCTTTAAGCGTATGTTTGTCCCTCAGCAAAATGCCAAAGGCGAATCGTTTGAAAATGCAATGGCTCGCTTGAATTTAAGTGAAAAAGATTTAATTGCCAAACAATCGGCACTACACCGGTTGAGCATTCTGATGTGCGGCGCAGCATTATTTATTTTTGCTTACGCCGTTTATCACCTCTTTTACGGCAGCTATAGAGCTGTAATAGTCAGTCTGGTAATCATGATGATTGCTTTAGTTTTAGCATTTCGCTATCACTTTTGGTACTTCCAAATCAAAGAGCGAAAGTTGGGCTGCTCAATCAGTGAGTGGTACAGGCAAGGCTTGATGGGTGAAAAAAGATGA
- the dotA gene encoding type IVB secretion system protein DotA has product MNKVFFVLLGWLAPFLAFASSNNPTGGPGLSFAPPPSDISVVFLGNIFGVVDGVLHGTGSQIMGAMFEVFNAAVLGIGGVVIMYTLLVSTMNTAHEGQMLGQKWSSIWVPLRSTLGLALLIPKASGYCLMQIFVMWIVVQGVGAADKIWAAALSYLNRGGVIIQAQMSPGVSLGSDADAIAKGAAAILNGQVCMLGIQTVLENTRTNLLNSKQKNSGICAGSPSDTVQTFCNTAVPDFLGTVNATYYQDHNPSPYALPMPNFTDGPYKFLNGICGTINWVDYTGANNIQSSITSITASELQTAQSSRAIAIQQMYIDLSAVAQVMIGNDPYKLLNPPSSGSTTNQTPAAPDVATQQFGVPYLTTGVACPGPTSPTAQPACVSWGQDTTLSNNTSAPLFNGTEFQGAVADYNGIMLPTLNLVQQAQNADAANAARAFIQQANQYGWILAGSYFINLAKLNQGNTSANNSSNPSATNSNLTDTGSGLDKSTFDENLPVSPFSNGTCVGTYATLCEWLGADPSAINAVIGLINGSTFLPSNEIIHSPPTVDPNTQGLVAISGPGSSTVNGFITNSILVNLPGQPGMTPPQFAMNFNMNIQVGQFNLPSQDFPCGKVKIMFFSFCLGELMGNIFYNLILKNIFNFFLNMMAQVVNVVVMTFLAAPLYGMANIFREGVAIIQQPTVNPVIALANMGVAYINYANELWITLVGLSVTTIMIPWFGIFVVALIMLVLPLIISWLGVMVSIGFVTAYYIPMLPYIIFTFGSIAWLMVVIEAMVAAPIVALGVTHPEGHEAFGKGEQAIMILLNVFLRPAMMIIGYIAAISLSYVSVWIINSGFANALVFIQGATSGSGGVNWNYSYSGDAQSAYQQASNMSSMGTGYSGWAGIYGFFFSVLIYTTMYLIVVQKAFTLITYLPDKVLRWIGGQPESIGQEAAQWGEEAKKQVSEGGSATTKGSQQMDQQLGGYAQKGLSKLKGQSQPAPEAKASGGKRGSDGGDATPGGSAPE; this is encoded by the coding sequence ATGAATAAAGTATTCTTTGTGTTACTAGGTTGGTTAGCCCCGTTTCTGGCATTTGCCAGTAGCAATAATCCCACCGGCGGTCCTGGCTTAAGTTTTGCTCCGCCACCCAGCGATATTTCTGTCGTATTTTTGGGGAATATTTTTGGGGTAGTGGATGGGGTTTTGCATGGTACTGGCAGCCAGATAATGGGTGCCATGTTCGAGGTATTCAACGCCGCTGTTCTAGGTATTGGCGGTGTGGTTATTATGTATACCCTTCTAGTATCAACGATGAATACAGCCCATGAAGGCCAAATGCTTGGTCAAAAATGGTCTTCTATTTGGGTACCCCTTCGCTCAACCCTGGGGCTTGCTTTATTAATCCCCAAAGCCTCTGGTTATTGCTTAATGCAGATCTTTGTCATGTGGATTGTCGTTCAGGGCGTAGGTGCTGCGGACAAGATATGGGCTGCTGCATTAAGTTATTTGAATCGTGGAGGGGTGATTATCCAGGCCCAAATGTCTCCAGGTGTATCGTTAGGGAGTGATGCTGATGCGATTGCTAAAGGTGCGGCCGCCATTCTTAATGGCCAGGTTTGTATGTTGGGTATTCAAACGGTATTAGAAAACACGCGCACCAATTTACTCAACAGTAAACAAAAGAATAGTGGTATTTGCGCTGGTTCACCATCAGATACGGTGCAAACGTTCTGTAACACGGCAGTACCTGATTTTCTAGGTACAGTCAACGCGACCTATTACCAAGACCATAATCCCTCACCTTATGCACTGCCAATGCCTAATTTTACTGATGGCCCTTATAAATTCCTCAATGGTATTTGTGGCACTATTAATTGGGTCGATTATACAGGGGCTAATAATATTCAATCGTCAATTACATCGATTACGGCCAGTGAATTACAAACAGCTCAATCGTCGAGAGCGATAGCGATTCAACAAATGTATATTGATTTATCAGCGGTTGCTCAAGTGATGATAGGCAATGATCCTTATAAACTGCTTAATCCTCCTTCATCCGGTAGTACGACTAACCAAACCCCCGCTGCACCTGATGTTGCTACCCAACAGTTTGGTGTGCCTTACTTAACGACTGGAGTAGCTTGTCCTGGACCGACGTCACCTACTGCCCAGCCAGCTTGCGTTAGCTGGGGACAAGATACGACGCTGAGTAACAACACATCAGCGCCGTTGTTTAACGGTACTGAATTCCAAGGAGCAGTTGCGGATTATAATGGGATTATGTTGCCAACACTCAATTTGGTTCAGCAGGCACAGAATGCTGATGCTGCAAACGCTGCCCGGGCCTTTATTCAACAGGCAAATCAATATGGGTGGATTTTGGCTGGAAGTTATTTCATTAATTTAGCAAAACTAAATCAGGGCAATACGAGTGCTAACAATTCATCAAATCCAAGTGCAACCAATTCGAATTTGACCGATACGGGTTCAGGTTTAGACAAGAGTACTTTTGATGAAAATCTGCCAGTATCCCCTTTCAGCAATGGCACGTGTGTTGGAACATATGCCACTTTGTGCGAGTGGCTGGGTGCCGATCCCTCCGCCATCAATGCTGTTATTGGTTTGATCAATGGGTCTACTTTTCTACCCTCTAATGAGATAATACACTCTCCTCCAACCGTTGATCCCAATACGCAAGGGTTAGTTGCCATATCTGGGCCGGGTTCTTCTACGGTAAACGGATTTATTACTAACTCGATACTTGTCAATTTACCCGGTCAACCAGGTATGACACCGCCTCAATTCGCAATGAATTTTAATATGAATATTCAAGTGGGTCAGTTTAATCTGCCTTCACAAGACTTTCCTTGCGGAAAAGTTAAAATCATGTTCTTCAGTTTCTGTTTAGGGGAACTGATGGGTAATATTTTCTATAACTTGATTTTGAAGAATATTTTTAACTTCTTCCTCAATATGATGGCGCAGGTTGTTAATGTGGTCGTAATGACTTTCCTTGCGGCACCTTTATACGGTATGGCGAATATCTTTAGGGAAGGTGTGGCGATCATTCAACAGCCAACCGTAAATCCTGTCATTGCCTTAGCTAATATGGGGGTTGCCTATATTAACTATGCGAATGAATTATGGATAACCTTGGTTGGTTTGTCAGTAACTACCATTATGATTCCCTGGTTTGGTATATTTGTCGTAGCCTTAATCATGCTGGTACTACCTCTCATTATTTCCTGGTTAGGGGTGATGGTGAGTATAGGATTTGTTACGGCTTACTACATTCCCATGTTGCCCTATATCATCTTTACTTTCGGATCAATCGCTTGGTTGATGGTGGTCATTGAAGCCATGGTTGCGGCACCCATTGTTGCATTAGGTGTGACGCATCCTGAAGGCCACGAGGCCTTTGGTAAAGGTGAACAGGCGATCATGATATTGTTGAACGTCTTTTTGAGACCAGCAATGATGATTATTGGTTATATTGCTGCTATTTCCTTGTCCTACGTTTCCGTATGGATAATTAATTCTGGTTTCGCTAATGCCCTCGTGTTTATCCAGGGGGCGACTTCTGGTAGTGGCGGTGTGAACTGGAATTATTCATACAGTGGTGACGCTCAATCTGCTTATCAACAGGCAAGTAATATGAGCTCAATGGGTACCGGTTATAGTGGTTGGGCGGGTATTTATGGCTTCTTCTTCTCTGTCCTGATCTATACCACGATGTACCTGATTGTGGTGCAGAAAGCATTTACCTTGATTACGTATTTGCCTGATAAGGTCCTGCGTTGGATTGGTGGACAACCTGAAAGTATTGGCCAGGAAGCTGCCCAATGGGGTGAGGAAGCCAAAAAACAAGTGAGTGAAGGTGGATCTGCCACTACTAAAGGTTCTCAACAGATGGATCAACAATTGGGTGGTTACGCTCAGAAAGGGCTTTCTAAACTTAAAGGTCAAAGTCAGCCAGCACCAGAGGCTAAGGCGTCGGGTGGCAAACGTGGTTCTGATGGCGGCGATGCTACTCCGGGTGGTTCGGCTCCTGAGTAA
- a CDS encoding MaoC family dehydratase: MNDSNLLFFDDIQIGQTFISHTYTLNEEQIKLFAHEFDPQPFHLDENAAKNTIFKGLIASGWHTAAITMRLLVKGIGHRFAGGVIGLGGEISWPNPTRPMDTLYVSSEVIEINSSLSQPERGIVKIRNHTLNQENQIVQIFIANILVNKKNG; encoded by the coding sequence ATGAACGACAGTAATTTATTATTTTTTGATGACATTCAAATCGGGCAAACTTTTATTAGTCATACTTATACACTCAATGAAGAGCAAATTAAGTTATTTGCACATGAATTTGATCCTCAACCGTTTCATTTGGATGAAAACGCTGCTAAAAACACAATTTTTAAAGGACTAATAGCAAGCGGTTGGCACACTGCAGCTATTACCATGCGTCTTTTAGTTAAAGGAATTGGACATCGTTTTGCAGGGGGAGTTATTGGTTTAGGAGGAGAAATCAGTTGGCCTAATCCAACACGTCCGATGGATACACTCTATGTTAGCTCAGAGGTAATAGAGATTAACTCCTCTCTCTCTCAACCTGAACGTGGCATCGTTAAAATTCGTAATCACACCCTTAATCAAGAAAACCAAATTGTTCAAATTTTTATTGCCAACATTTTGGTAAACAAGAAAAATGGGTAA
- the dotB gene encoding Dot/Icm type IV secretion system ATPase DotB: MPDEPTRFSPVFMDKMLEHAESLNASDITIQTGEPIFAEVYGRLLKITNRRLSNTELGDLINAIYGPNATTQLLSGKDIDTHYEFRPNRGVRYRYRVNATSCLVEGHDAIQITLRTIPTTPPKLETMGLPENIVEAIAPQEGIVFITGATGSGKSTLLASIIRDLIEKEDSNRKVLTYEAPIEFVYDEIETISSVVSQSEIPRHLPDFADGVRNALRRKPRLIMVGECRDAETISAALEAALTGHPVYTTLHTSGVAETMRRLVTSFSGEERLGRTIDILETIRLCIWQKLVPTVDGKRVALREYLVFDEEARDILLEGDPNDVTSTTRKLVRQRGQLMTVDAKNKFEQGLISERVYKLIIAGTKEYQR, encoded by the coding sequence ATGCCAGATGAGCCAACCCGTTTTTCTCCAGTCTTTATGGATAAAATGTTGGAGCATGCAGAAAGTCTTAATGCGTCTGATATTACCATCCAAACTGGCGAGCCTATTTTTGCGGAAGTATATGGGCGACTACTTAAAATTACTAATCGCCGTCTTTCCAATACCGAACTTGGTGATTTGATTAACGCCATATACGGCCCCAATGCCACTACCCAGCTCCTGTCTGGTAAAGATATTGATACACACTATGAATTCCGTCCCAACCGCGGTGTTCGCTATCGCTACAGGGTCAATGCAACCTCCTGTCTGGTTGAAGGACATGACGCTATCCAAATAACTCTGAGAACTATCCCCACTACCCCACCAAAATTAGAAACAATGGGTTTACCAGAGAATATCGTTGAAGCCATTGCCCCCCAGGAGGGTATTGTCTTTATAACCGGTGCAACCGGTTCGGGTAAGTCTACCCTACTTGCCTCCATCATTCGCGATCTTATCGAAAAAGAAGATTCTAATCGTAAGGTCTTAACCTATGAAGCACCGATTGAATTCGTTTATGATGAAATCGAAACTATTTCGTCGGTAGTAAGTCAGTCAGAAATTCCACGCCATTTACCCGATTTTGCCGACGGTGTTCGTAATGCATTACGACGCAAACCACGTTTAATCATGGTGGGCGAGTGTCGTGATGCTGAAACAATTAGTGCTGCCCTTGAAGCCGCACTGACTGGCCATCCTGTTTATACAACACTGCATACCTCGGGTGTGGCTGAAACCATGCGACGTTTAGTGACTTCTTTCTCTGGCGAAGAACGCCTGGGACGAACAATCGATATTTTAGAGACTATTAGACTTTGTATTTGGCAAAAACTAGTACCGACCGTTGATGGCAAACGGGTTGCCCTGCGGGAATATCTGGTGTTTGATGAGGAAGCCCGGGATATTTTATTGGAAGGTGATCCCAACGACGTGACCTCCACTACACGCAAGCTTGTGCGACAACGAGGGCAATTGATGACCGTTGATGCCAAAAATAAATTTGAGCAAGGCTTAATCAGTGAGCGAGTCTATAAACTTATCATTGCAGGCACGAAAGAGTATCAAAGATAA